The following proteins are encoded in a genomic region of Spirosoma sp. SC4-14:
- a CDS encoding alpha-L-arabinofuranosidase C-terminal domain-containing protein — protein MKKLFLTPALLALSLIASAQNKATINADEGKYVISKHIYGHFAEHLGRCIYDGFYVGENNAKIPNKNGVRLDVVAALKKMKIPNLRWPGGCFADTYHWKDGIGPKAKRPKIVNTWWGGVTEDNSFGTHDFLNMCELLGTEPYLAGNVGSGTVQELSDWVQYVNFEKDSPMSSLRQQNGRAQPWNVRYWGVANEAWGCGGNMKPDYYADVYRRYSTFMNTRVGNGRIFRIASGASDNDYNWTETLMKNIPANLMEGLAMHHYSVLSWGDGKKGSATEFTDQEYFKTMQQALLMDELIEKHSAIMDKYDPEKKIALIVDEWGGWYNVEPGTNPGFLYQQNTMRDAVLAGATLNIFHKHCERVRMANLAQAINVLQAVILTKGDKMLLTPTYHVLEMYNVHQDATMLPVSVKSDDFTLGSEKLPAVSVSASRDKAGKVHVSLVNIDPAKPQEISVDLKGLKASAITGRILTSANVHDHNTFENLNKVKPVAFNGAKVNGNTLTVSLPPVSVVVLEL, from the coding sequence ATGAAAAAGCTATTCCTAACCCCTGCTTTACTGGCCTTAAGCCTGATTGCTTCGGCACAGAACAAGGCCACCATTAATGCCGATGAGGGCAAGTACGTAATCAGTAAACACATCTACGGGCATTTTGCCGAACATCTGGGCCGTTGTATTTACGATGGGTTTTATGTGGGCGAAAACAACGCCAAAATTCCGAACAAAAATGGGGTTCGGCTGGACGTGGTCGCTGCGTTGAAAAAAATGAAAATTCCTAATCTGCGGTGGCCGGGCGGCTGTTTTGCCGATACGTATCACTGGAAAGATGGTATTGGTCCGAAAGCCAAACGCCCGAAAATCGTAAATACGTGGTGGGGTGGCGTAACGGAAGATAACAGCTTCGGTACACACGATTTTCTGAACATGTGCGAACTGCTGGGAACAGAGCCCTATCTGGCCGGGAACGTAGGTAGCGGTACGGTTCAGGAACTGTCGGATTGGGTTCAGTACGTGAATTTCGAGAAAGATAGCCCAATGTCGAGTCTTCGTCAGCAGAACGGACGGGCGCAGCCCTGGAACGTGCGCTATTGGGGGGTAGCTAACGAAGCCTGGGGATGCGGTGGGAACATGAAGCCCGATTACTATGCCGACGTTTATCGGCGCTACAGCACCTTCATGAACACACGTGTGGGGAATGGTCGTATTTTTCGGATTGCGTCGGGAGCCAGCGACAATGATTACAACTGGACCGAAACACTCATGAAAAACATTCCGGCCAACCTGATGGAAGGGCTGGCTATGCACCATTATTCGGTGCTGTCGTGGGGCGATGGTAAGAAAGGCTCGGCTACGGAGTTTACGGATCAGGAATATTTCAAAACCATGCAGCAGGCGTTGCTCATGGATGAATTGATCGAGAAACATTCGGCGATCATGGACAAATATGACCCGGAGAAGAAAATTGCCCTGATTGTCGATGAGTGGGGGGGCTGGTATAACGTTGAACCGGGCACCAATCCAGGTTTTCTGTATCAGCAAAACACCATGCGCGATGCCGTGCTGGCCGGTGCCACGCTCAATATTTTTCACAAGCATTGCGAACGTGTACGGATGGCTAATCTGGCGCAGGCCATCAATGTGTTGCAGGCCGTTATTCTGACCAAAGGCGATAAAATGCTGCTGACACCCACATACCACGTTCTGGAAATGTATAACGTACACCAGGATGCAACGATGTTGCCCGTATCGGTAAAATCCGACGATTTTACGCTGGGTAGTGAAAAGCTGCCCGCCGTATCGGTGTCGGCCTCCCGCGATAAAGCCGGGAAAGTGCATGTGTCGCTGGTCAATATCGATCCTGCGAAACCGCAGGAAATCTCGGTCGACCTGAAAGGACTGAAAGCGTCGGCCATAACGGGCCGTATCCTGACATCGGCCAATGTGCATGACCACAACACCTTTGAGAATCTGAACAAGGTGAAACCTGTTGCCTTCAACGGTGCCAAAGTCAATGGCAATACCCTAACTGTCAGCCTGCCGCCCGTGTCGGTGGTAGTGTTGGAATTATAA
- a CDS encoding L-ribulose-5-phosphate 4-epimerase, whose protein sequence is MYTSLKEECYEANMQLPKLGLVLFTFGNVSAVDRDKGVFAIKPSGVPYEKLQPSDIVICDYDAKVVEGTMRPSSDTKTHALLYKTWDSIGGISHTHSTYAVAWAQAGLDIPIFGTTHADHTHRDIPCAPALTDEMIEGDYEHETGNQIFNCFADKNLNYAEMEMVLLQNHGPFTWGKTAEKAVYNSAVLEELAKMAYLTLQINPNTPRIKDTLRLKHYERKHGKNAYYGQGC, encoded by the coding sequence ATGTATACCTCCTTAAAAGAAGAATGTTACGAGGCTAATATGCAGCTTCCGAAGCTGGGACTGGTATTATTTACATTTGGGAATGTGAGCGCGGTCGACCGCGACAAAGGCGTGTTTGCCATCAAGCCCAGTGGCGTTCCCTACGAAAAATTGCAACCCAGCGATATTGTTATCTGCGACTACGACGCAAAGGTGGTAGAAGGCACCATGCGCCCTTCGTCTGATACGAAAACCCATGCATTGCTCTACAAAACCTGGGATTCGATTGGCGGTATTTCACATACGCATAGCACCTACGCCGTAGCCTGGGCGCAGGCCGGGCTGGACATTCCGATTTTTGGTACCACCCATGCCGACCATACCCATCGGGATATTCCGTGTGCTCCGGCCTTGACCGATGAGATGATTGAAGGTGACTACGAGCACGAAACAGGCAACCAGATTTTTAACTGTTTTGCCGATAAAAACCTGAACTACGCCGAAATGGAAATGGTGCTGTTGCAGAATCACGGCCCATTTACATGGGGCAAAACCGCCGAAAAAGCGGTCTATAACTCGGCTGTGCTGGAAGAACTCGCCAAAATGGCTTATCTGACCCTTCAGATCAACCCGAATACACCACGCATTAAAGACACTCTCCGACTGAAGCATTATGAGCGTAAGCATGGCAAAAACGCCTACTACGGTCAGGGCTGCTAA